GGGGGCGCTATCCCGCTGGCGTTTTCGTTCGGTCCCCTTGCCTGTATCGCGGCGCCTTTCTTCGTAGGCATGGTGGCGGACCGGTTCTTCAACACGGAGAAGGTGCTGGCCGCGTTGTTCCTGCTGGCCGGAGCCGCCATGGTCGCTATGCCGACTTTTGCGGGCACGCCGCTCTTTTTGACCCTGCTCGCCGTACACGCGCTGTGCTATTTCCCGACGCTCAGTCTGACCTCTTCGCTGGCGTTCCACCACATCGAAAACCAGGAAAAGGAATTTCCGGTCATTCGCGTCTTCGGAACCATCGGGTGGATCGTTACCGGCCTTGTCATCAGTTGGGTGCTTAGCGCGGATGAATCCGCCACGCCCATGTATCTGGGGGGTATTGCGTCGCTTTTCCTTGGCTTCTATTGCTTCACTCTGCCGAAGACGCCTCCGCCGTCGCGGGGCGAGCGCACGTCCTGGCGGCAGATTTCCGGGCTGGACGCCCTGAAGCAGGTTCGTTCGAAGCCGCTCATCGTGTTTCTTGTTTCCGCCACACTGGCGTACATCGGGTTCGGGACGTATTTCCCCTACGCTCCCGTGTATCTGGCGGATGCGGGTATCGAGAGGGTGGCGGGCACGATGACGTACGGCCAGATGTCCGAGATATTCTTTATGCTGGCGATCCCGTTCTTCTTCCGGCGGTTGGGCGTGAAGTGGATGCTGTTTATCGGTATTGCGGCCTGGTTCGTGCGTTTCGGACTATTTGCCGGAGCGGCGGTCGACGGCGTCTACTGGATGATTCTGTTCGGCATCCTGATTCACGGACTGTGCTACGATTTCTTCTTCGTCACCGGGCAGATCTACGTAGACAAGAAGACGCCTCCCGCCATACGCGGCCAGATACAGGGGCTGCTCGTGCTATTGACCTTCGGCCTCGGCATGTTCCTCGGGGCGCAGATTTCGGGGTTCGTCGTGCAAGCGGTTTCCGCCAGCGATGTAATTGCCTCCGCGGAACAATGGCGCTCGTTCTGGGGCATCTTCTCCGCCGCGATGCTCGTGTTTTCGGCCTTCTTCTTCCTGCTGTTCCACGACAAGGTGGATACGGAGGACACCGCGCCGGCGGTTTGACGGTCCGGCCTGGGGCTGTGCCGCTCCCGCTGTGCGTAACGACGCGCGGCGGGAGCGCATGGCCTGAAGTAGTTTAGGAAGCTCTGATTAAATCCGCATGGGCGAGGACCTTGGGACGCGTCTTCTCTCAAAACATAAACGTGCGGTTGGTCGCGCGGGTTTGCAGGATATCCCGGGCCCTATGTTTTGTTCGAATGCGCGTCCCAAG
This region of Bacteroidetes bacterium SB0662_bin_6 genomic DNA includes:
- a CDS encoding nucleoside permease, whose amino-acid sequence is MNVFRTLRLALMMFVQFFIWGSWATTLSNYMNSPEVNMGGAIPLAFSFGPLACIAAPFFVGMVADRFFNTEKVLAALFLLAGAAMVAMPTFAGTPLFLTLLAVHALCYFPTLSLTSSLAFHHIENQEKEFPVIRVFGTIGWIVTGLVISWVLSADESATPMYLGGIASLFLGFYCFTLPKTPPPSRGERTSWRQISGLDALKQVRSKPLIVFLVSATLAYIGFGTYFPYAPVYLADAGIERVAGTMTYGQMSEIFFMLAIPFFFRRLGVKWMLFIGIAAWFVRFGLFAGAAVDGVYWMILFGILIHGLCYDFFFVTGQIYVDKKTPPAIRGQIQGLLVLLTFGLGMFLGAQISGFVVQAVSASDVIASAEQWRSFWGIFSAAMLVFSAFFFLLFHDKVDTEDTAPAV